Part of the Bacillus cereus group sp. RP43 genome is shown below.
TCCAACTTTAAGTTGCTCTACAGCTTTTGTGAACTTCTCTGCAAATTCTTCGTACACTTCTTCTTGAACAAAGACGCGGTTTGTACATATACACGTTTGTCCTGCGTTACGGAATTTCGAACCGATTACCGCTTCTACCGCCTTATCTAAATCAGCATCATTCATAACAATAAATGGAGCGTGACCACCTAATTCAAGCGAAACCTTTTTCATCGTTTGCGCAGCGCTAGCCATTAATTCTTTCCCAATTTCAGTTGATCCTGTAAAGGAAACTTTTCGAACGCGCTCATCTTCCATCCACGTATCAGCAATTGCTTTTGCACTACCTGTTACAATATTTATTACACCTTTTGGAATGTCTGCTTCATGTGCTAATTCAACTAACTTCAATGCAGTTAATGGCGTTTGACTCGCTGGTTTCACAACTGCCGTACAACCTGCTGCAAGCGCCGGTGCTACCTTTCTCGTAATCATAGCGGCTGGGAAGTTCCACGGTGTAATAGCTGCCATAACCCCAACTGGTTGCTTCATAACTAAAATGCGCTTATTCGGATGAGAAGCAGGAATCATTTCACCGTATATTCTCTTTCCTTCTTCTGCGTACCATTCAACAAAACTATTTGCATAATTCACTTCACCAAGTGCTTCTGCAAACGGCTTCCCTTGCTCTCTCGTCATGATTGCTGCAATTTCTTCTTTATTTTCATCAATGAGTGTGAACCACTTTTTTAACTTTACTGCACGATCCGCTGCCGTTAATTTTGACCATAATTTAAAAGCCTCGTGTGCAGCATCAACTGCTTGCTTTGCCTCTGTAATCCCGCCCTTTGGTACCGTTGCAAATACTTCCTTTGTCGCTGGATTATTTACTTCGATTTGTTCTGGCAGTGTAATCCACTCACCATTTATATACATCGCTTTTTTCTCTAAGTTTACGAACGTCGCTTTTTTATCCAATGTTTTCTTCCTCCTCTATAAACTTCTTAATTTTCCTAGTAGCAGCAGATTGACTTATTTGCAAAAACTCAGCCACTTTATAACTTGATCCATACGTTTTATACGCTTTAAGAATAATATTTCTCTCTACCTCTTCCAGCATTCTATAAAGACTTTGTCCGGATTGTTCAACTGTTGCCTCTTGCATAGATAGTGGCAAATCTTCTACCATTACAAAATCATCTGCAGTGATAACAATTCGTTCAATTACATTTTCAATCTCTCTATTATTTCCTTCCCAAGGGTACCCTACAAACATTTGTAACGTACTAGGAGCTAACTTTACATCACGTCCGTACTTTTTATTAAAATGCTGTAAATAATGATAGATAAGCGGCAAAATATCTTCTGTTCTCTCCCGAAGTGGCGGAATTGAAATTGGAATGACATTCAGACGATAGTATAAATCTTTCCGGAATGTTCCTTGTTTCACCATCGTACTTAAATCTCTATTTGTTGCCGCTACAATTCTAACGTCCACCTTTTTTAATTCTCTTCCGCCTATAGGGCGAAAAGTTTTTTCTTGCAATACTTGCAAAAGCTTCGCTTGAATTTCAAGCGGCATTTCACCAATTTCATCTAAGAAAAGAGTTCCTTTATGCGCTGATTCTAGTAATCCCTTTTTCCCTTCACGATTTGCACCTGTAAAAGACCCACCTGAATATCCAAAAAGCTCTGATTCAATTAAATTCGTCGGTAATGCCGCACAATTAATTTCATAGAAACTTTCATTCTTCCGGTGACTTACTTCATGTAAATGACGTACTAATCGGCTTTTCCCCACTCCAGTCTCACCTAAAACGAGAACTGTACTATCTACTACAGATACTTTTTTTATTGTTTCGACTATTTTTTGCATAGCGCTACTTTTAAAAATAAGACCTTCGTGTTCATATGTTTCTCTTAATTCTTTTTTATATGTTTTTAACTGATTATCCATCTCCTCTACCTTTTGACGTAATTGATAGAGTTCTGTAAGATCACGAGAATAACTAATCACTCTTCTTAAATTTCCTTCATCATCAAAAACAGGTCTTGTACGAACATGCAAATACTCTCCTGATTTTGTTGTTTGAACAAGTTCAACCGGCCTTTTCTTTTCAATTACTTCTAATGTTGCAGACGGATAAAAAATTCCTTCTTTCTGTAGTTCTTTTACATGCTTTCCTACTAATTCCTTAGCAGAGAGTTGGTAATGTCTTTCACACATACTATTTACACGCACAACGATTCCTTTATCATCTGTAACAAAAATTTCGTCAAATGCATATTCAAATACATCTTGTAAATCCATCAACACTCGTTCCTTTTCTGCAACCATCCTAGCCACTCCCTACTTCATATCCATCGATTCACTTTACTACCTTTATTATAAAGTGAATTTTCTGCATTTTATATAGAGTAAGCTAGAATGTTTGCGATTTATAATTCAGTTTTTAAACGCGAGCGATATTTGCTTGCTCATAACAAGCTTGCAATGATTCTTCAATTATTGTTAAACCTTCCTCAAGTTGCTCATCTGTAATAACTAATGGCATTAACACGCGAATAACATTTCCATATGTTCCTGCTGATAGTAGAAGTAATCCCCGTTTATTTGCTTCTGCACATAAATTAGACGCTAATGTTTTATCAGGCGCTTTCGTCTTGCGATCTTGAACGAGCTCGAATGCACACATTGCCCCTAAGCCGCGCACATCACCGATGCAATTATATTTGTTTTTCATCTCTTGGAATCGGTTCATTACGACTTTCCCTATTTCTATCGCTCTATCATTTAATTTCTCTTTTTCTATTACATCAAGCACAGCTAATGCAGCCGCACATCCTAGTGGGCTTCCTGCATAAGTTCCGCCCAGTTCCCCCGGTGCAGACTCATTCATAATTTCTTTACGTCCAATGACACCACTTATCGGTACACCAGCACCTAATGATTTAGATACCGTAATTAAGTCTGGAACGACATCATAATGATCAATTGCAAAGTATTTTCCAGTACGACTAAAGCCTGTTTGAATTTCATCAGCTACAAATAAAATACCGTGCTCTGAACACATACTACGTACTTCTTGAACAAATTTCTTACTTGGAACGATAAATCCGCCTTCCCCTTGAACAGGTTCCATTACAACGGCTGCAATTGTTTCTGGTGCTACTTCTGATATGAAGAAGTTCTTAAACTCTTCAATGATAAAATCATCATACTGCTCTTCTGTTAACCCTTCTGGGCGACGGTATTCATATGGGAATGGCGCTTTATATACTTCTGGAGCAAATGGACCAAATCCAAATTTATATGGTTTTACTTTACTTGTCATCGTCATTGTCATTAATGTACGTCCATGAAACCCTTTAGAAAATGCGATAATTCCAGGTCTCTTCGTATATTTACGAGCAATCTTCACTGCATTTTCAACTGCTTCTGCCCCACTATTTAAAAACAGCACTTGTTTATCGAAATTACCTGGTGCTAATGCGGCAAGCTTTTCCGCTAATTCAATATACGGCTCATACATCATCACATTAAA
Proteins encoded:
- the gabT gene encoding 4-aminobutyrate--2-oxoglutarate transaminase, with product MNAKKFAKVNEQIPGPKAASLLERRQNIVPKGVSNGIPTFVQSANGALVTDVDGNQYIDFAGAIGTINVGHCHPAVKEALHKQVNQYIHTGFNVMMYEPYIELAEKLAALAPGNFDKQVLFLNSGAEAVENAVKIARKYTKRPGIIAFSKGFHGRTLMTMTMTSKVKPYKFGFGPFAPEVYKAPFPYEYRRPEGLTEEQYDDFIIEEFKNFFISEVAPETIAAVVMEPVQGEGGFIVPSKKFVQEVRSMCSEHGILFVADEIQTGFSRTGKYFAIDHYDVVPDLITVSKSLGAGVPISGVIGRKEIMNESAPGELGGTYAGSPLGCAAALAVLDVIEKEKLNDRAIEIGKVVMNRFQEMKNKYNCIGDVRGLGAMCAFELVQDRKTKAPDKTLASNLCAEANKRGLLLLSAGTYGNVIRVLMPLVITDEQLEEGLTIIEESLQACYEQANIARV
- the gabD gene encoding NADP-dependent succinate-semialdehyde dehydrogenase, with the translated sequence MDKKATFVNLEKKAMYINGEWITLPEQIEVNNPATKEVFATVPKGGITEAKQAVDAAHEAFKLWSKLTAADRAVKLKKWFTLIDENKEEIAAIMTREQGKPFAEALGEVNYANSFVEWYAEEGKRIYGEMIPASHPNKRILVMKQPVGVMAAITPWNFPAAMITRKVAPALAAGCTAVVKPASQTPLTALKLVELAHEADIPKGVINIVTGSAKAIADTWMEDERVRKVSFTGSTEIGKELMASAAQTMKKVSLELGGHAPFIVMNDADLDKAVEAVIGSKFRNAGQTCICTNRVFVQEEVYEEFAEKFTKAVEQLKVGDGFGEGTTVGPLIDANAISKVLEHIEDAIQKGGEVLYGGHKFAELDGYFIQPTVIGLANDTMLCMNEETFGPVAPVAKFKTVEEVIERANNTPYGLAAYIFTKDISQAFQISEALEYGIIGLNDGLPSVAQAPFGGFKESGIGREGGHFGIEEYLEIKYISLGL
- a CDS encoding sigma 54-interacting transcriptional regulator encodes the protein MVAEKERVLMDLQDVFEYAFDEIFVTDDKGIVVRVNSMCERHYQLSAKELVGKHVKELQKEGIFYPSATLEVIEKKRPVELVQTTKSGEYLHVRTRPVFDDEGNLRRVISYSRDLTELYQLRQKVEEMDNQLKTYKKELRETYEHEGLIFKSSAMQKIVETIKKVSVVDSTVLVLGETGVGKSRLVRHLHEVSHRKNESFYEINCAALPTNLIESELFGYSGGSFTGANREGKKGLLESAHKGTLFLDEIGEMPLEIQAKLLQVLQEKTFRPIGGRELKKVDVRIVAATNRDLSTMVKQGTFRKDLYYRLNVIPISIPPLRERTEDILPLIYHYLQHFNKKYGRDVKLAPSTLQMFVGYPWEGNNREIENVIERIVITADDFVMVEDLPLSMQEATVEQSGQSLYRMLEEVERNIILKAYKTYGSSYKVAEFLQISQSAATRKIKKFIEEEENIG